In Haloarcula limicola, the genomic stretch CGCCGAGCACCGAGCGCGTCGCGTTGCCGCCCGGCGACGACTTGAACGCGCGATTCACTCGGTTATCGGGCGACCCGATCGCGCTGACGGTGGCCTTCGCGCTGCTGGTGGTCGGCGCCGTCGGCGGCGTCGCGTTGTACATCGGCGGCCCGACGGAGATGCGAGCCGCCGCGGGAATCGCCGTCGCGCTCGGCGGCGGACTCCTCTTGGTCGGCTACCTCCTCTTCGGGGTCTACCTCTCGGCGACGCGGCGAGGCCACCCCCGGTCGCTGGCCGTCGCCGAGTCCGCGACGGTGGCGGGCGCGCTCTTTCTGCTCGCCGTGACCCTACAGCTGGTCGGCTGAGCGCCGCGCTGTGCGGTTCTCTGTTCGGTCCGGAGAACGAGAGCGGCGGCTCCGACTCAGAGGATCGAGTACGCGGCGGCGAAGGTCAGCGCCATCGCCGCGACGGTGCCGCCTAAGACGAGGTACGTCACCGACCGGGGTTCCCAGCGCAGGTGCTGGTAGTAGGCGGCGACGCCGACGGCCTTGACGACCGACAGCACCATGATGACCCCGAAGGCCAGCCAGTACGCGCTCTCGACGAGACCCGCGAACTCCACGACGGCCTGTGCAGTCGCGAACGCGAACAACACGACGTATATGACGGTGTATCCTTTCCAGTTCATTTTCGTTCACCTCAGAGTATGTAGAACAGCGGAAACAGGAACAGCCAGACGATGTCCACGAAGTGCCAGTACAGCCCGAAGTACTCGATGGCCCTGTCGTCGCCCTGATAGGCCCCGTTCCACGCGCGAACGGTCATGTACGCACAGATGACGAGACCGACGGTGACGTGTGCCCCGTGTAAGCCCGTGGTGAGGTAGAACGTCGAGGACGCGATGTTCGTCGAGAGGTTCCAGCCGTTGGGGAACAGCTCCGTGTGGATGTGAAAGAGGTGCTGCCACTCCAGGCCCTTGTTTATCAGGAAGCCGACGCCGAGGGCGAACGTGCCCGCGAGCGCGGCGGTCGTTCCCTTCTTGCTCTCGCGCTCCGCGGCGACCATCGCCAGCACGACGAGGAAGCTCGACGTGAGCAGGAGGTAGGTGTTGATCAGTCCCGGCATCGTGACGTGCTCGGCGGGGATGAGGTCGTGGTGCCACGCGGTCCAGCCGTAAGCGACCCGGACGAAGGCGTACGACCCGATGAACGCCCCGAAGAGGACGATGTCGCTCGCGAGGAACGTCCACATCCCGAGCTTCGGCTTCTCCACCTTAGCGAAGGGCCAGCGCTCGGCGATGGGCATCTCCGGGGCGTGGAACGGCTCGCGGGCCATCCCGAACAGCGCCCCGAACGTCGCCAGACCGCCGAGCGCGGCCAGCGTGACGTAGACGACGCTGCCGGTCCGCACGCCCGAGAGACCGAAGAACGCGATGAATCCGCCCAAGCTCACCAGGAACGGCCAGAGACTGGCGTGGCTCGCGTGTTCCTCGCCGCTCGTCTCGTGGGCGGTCGCCGCCGGCGTTCCGGTCGCCGTCACGGGCGTCACCGAAGCGGTTCCGCCGCCGGGCCGATAGCCCGACGAGGCTCGCCGTCCGGTGGACGGCTCACCCCCATCGGCGGCGGTCCCGCCGTCCGTCGCAGCACCGCCGTCAGCAGCTACGCCGCTCCCGGATTTCCGGGTGCGTTCGGCTACCTCCTCGTCGTCGAGGAAGGAGAGCGAGCCGCCGGCGTAACTCGGGACGCCGGGGAAGTTCTCCAGCGGCGGCGGCGAGGAGACCGCCCACTCTGCGGAGGTGGCATAGGCCCACGGGCTGTCGCCGGCGTCCTCGCCGCGCCACAGCGAGGCGAAGAGGTTGTAGAACATGATCAGGAAACTCGCGCCCAGCAAGAACCCGCCGACGGTGGCCATCGAGTGCCAGATCTGGAGCTCTTGGGGGTACTGGAACACTCGCCGGGGCGTCTCCCACGCGATGAACATCGGGAAGTAGAGCAGGTTGAACCCGACGAAGTAGACGGCGAAGTGGAGCTTCCCGAGCGTCTCGTCGTACATCTTCCCGGTGATCTTCGGGTACCAGTAGTAGAGCCCGCCGAACAGCGCCGTTGCGCCCGCGACCATCACGTAGTGGAAGTGCGCGACCACCCAGTAGGTGCCCCGGAACTGGTAGTCGAGTACGATCGCGCCGAGGAAGACGCCGGTGATGCCGCCGATGATGAACAGTAGCAGCGCGCCAAGCGAGAACAGGAACGGCGTCGTGAATCTCACTCGTCCCTTCGCCATCGTGTAGATGAGCGAGAACACCATCAGGTCGAACGGCAGCGAGATGCCGATGGTGGTCGCCATGAACACCGTCTTGATTGGGAGGTTGATGCCCGTGAGGAACATGTGGTGCATCCAGACGACGAAGCTCTGGAGCGCCACCAGCACCATCGAGATGATGAACCACTTGCGGCCGACCAGTCGCCGCCCCGTGAAGGTCTGGAAGCACTCGGCCATCACGCCCAGCGCCGGGAAGAAGACGATGTAGACCTCCGGATGGCCGAAGAACCAGAACAGGTGCGCCCACAGCAGCGACGCCCCGGGGTTGTCGGCGTCGGTCGCCATCGTCGTCCCGTCGATGGAGTACTGGAAGTAGTTCGTCCCGATGATGTGGTCGGAGGCGAGGATCATCAGCGCCGCCAGCAGCGCGGCGAAGGCGAAGAGCATCATCCAGACGGTGAGGTTGATAGAGAGCGAGAAGATCGGGATATCGCGCATCCGCAGGTTCTCGGCGCGCATCCGGTACATCGTCGTCAGGAAGTTCACCGACCCGAGCGTGACGGCGGCGGTGAACATGATGAGCGCCAGCACGACCGACGTGGCCCCGAGTCCCTCACCGGGGATGTAGGCGGGCGTGTTCAGCGGCGCGTACATCGTCCAGCCGCCGGCGAAGGTCATCCCCTGGAAGAAGGAGACGCCCATCAGGACGCCCGAGAAGAGGTAGAGCCAGTACGACAGCGCGTTCAGACGGGGGAACGCCAGGTCGTCGGCCCCGATCTGCAGGGGGACGAGGTAGTTGGCGAAGCCGAAGGCAAACGGCGAGATGAACCAGAACACCATCAGCAGGCCGTGCGTCGAGACAGCCTGGTTGTACCCCATCGGCCCGAGCAGATCGGCGGCGGGCGTGATGAGTTCGAGGCGGAACAAGAGCGCTAAGGTCCCGCCGAAGACGAAGAAGAACAGCGCGGTGACGAGATAGAGGACGCCGATGTCCTTGTGGTTCGTCGTGAGGAACCAGCGACTGATCGAGGACTTCGGCGGCAGCCCGTGCTCGTGGCTCTCGCTCATGCCGGGACACCCCCGAAGGCCGCCGGGCTACTGATGCGGGCCGCCGTCTGCGTGGCGGTTCCGCTAGTTGGAGTTGCGGTTCCGTTCTCGGTCTGCGTTCCGCTCTCCGCCTGCGTTCCGTTTTCGCTCTCCGCTCCGTTCGCGGTCTGGTTCGACGTGTTCGCGTACCACGCGTCGTACTCCTCGTCGGAGACGACCTGCACCGGGGCGGTCATCAGCGAGTGGCCGCTCCCGCACAGCTCGTAACACTTGGCGGTGTAGTTGCCCGTCTGATTGGCCGTGAACCACGCCTGCGTGGTCTGGCCGGGGACGGCGTCGGTCTTCACCCGCAACTCGGGGATCCCGAAGTTGTGGAACACGTCCGACGACGTCACGTCTAATCTGACCACCCGGTCCTGTGGCACGCGAAGCGTGTTCGTCCGGTACCCGTTCGGGTAGGTGAACTCCCAGCCGAACCGGAAACCCTCGACGTCAATCTCCAGCGCGTCTACCTGCGGCCCCGACGGACCGTTCTCGATGTAGAGGAGCGTGGTGTACGTCCACGCGATGAGCGAGACGACGATGATCGCGCTGATACCGAACGAGTAGAACACCTTTCGCCCGCCGGACCCGCCCGTCGGCAGTTCCCCCATCTGCGGTCGCTCGACTTTGCCCTCGTAAGGGTCCTCGCCCGCCGTCTCGCGGTACTTGATGGCGTGATACAGCGTGTAGGACACGACGAGGATTCCCACCGCAGTCCCCAACAGCAGGAACACCTCGAAGATGCTGTTGAAGACGTCGGCCGGTGCCCTGACGCTCCCCCCGTGGAGCGGGATCCCGACCACGTTGTGTGGTATCGTGTAACTCATCGTTCCTTCATGATTTTTTGTAGCGTCTATTAGGTATTGTGGACAGTATGCTTACATATCTGGCCCGAGACCGAGCGGTGCGCGCGAACCTTTTTGTTCATTGGTATGTTACAACACGGCATGGCAGACACGTCATCCGGGGTCGAAGACCCCATGAACGGCGAGTCCGTGAGCGACAGCGAGGAGTTCGACAACCTGCGGGGCATCCTCGCCGACGGCGTCGTCGGCGCGGCCGGCGGCCTGGTCGGCACCGCGATGATGACGGTGGTCTTTCTTAT encodes the following:
- a CDS encoding cytochrome C oxidase subunit IV family protein, which translates into the protein MNWKGYTVIYVVLFAFATAQAVVEFAGLVESAYWLAFGVIMVLSVVKAVGVAAYYQHLRWEPRSVTYLVLGGTVAAMALTFAAAYSIL
- a CDS encoding cbb3-type cytochrome c oxidase subunit I, with amino-acid sequence MSESHEHGLPPKSSISRWFLTTNHKDIGVLYLVTALFFFVFGGTLALLFRLELITPAADLLGPMGYNQAVSTHGLLMVFWFISPFAFGFANYLVPLQIGADDLAFPRLNALSYWLYLFSGVLMGVSFFQGMTFAGGWTMYAPLNTPAYIPGEGLGATSVVLALIMFTAAVTLGSVNFLTTMYRMRAENLRMRDIPIFSLSINLTVWMMLFAFAALLAALMILASDHIIGTNYFQYSIDGTTMATDADNPGASLLWAHLFWFFGHPEVYIVFFPALGVMAECFQTFTGRRLVGRKWFIISMVLVALQSFVVWMHHMFLTGINLPIKTVFMATTIGISLPFDLMVFSLIYTMAKGRVRFTTPFLFSLGALLLFIIGGITGVFLGAIVLDYQFRGTYWVVAHFHYVMVAGATALFGGLYYWYPKITGKMYDETLGKLHFAVYFVGFNLLYFPMFIAWETPRRVFQYPQELQIWHSMATVGGFLLGASFLIMFYNLFASLWRGEDAGDSPWAYATSAEWAVSSPPPLENFPGVPSYAGGSLSFLDDEEVAERTRKSGSGVAADGGAATDGGTAADGGEPSTGRRASSGYRPGGGTASVTPVTATGTPAATAHETSGEEHASHASLWPFLVSLGGFIAFFGLSGVRTGSVVYVTLAALGGLATFGALFGMAREPFHAPEMPIAERWPFAKVEKPKLGMWTFLASDIVLFGAFIGSYAFVRVAYGWTAWHHDLIPAEHVTMPGLINTYLLLTSSFLVVLAMVAAERESKKGTTAALAGTFALGVGFLINKGLEWQHLFHIHTELFPNGWNLSTNIASSTFYLTTGLHGAHVTVGLVICAYMTVRAWNGAYQGDDRAIEYFGLYWHFVDIVWLFLFPLFYIL
- the coxB gene encoding cytochrome c oxidase subunit II, translating into MSYTIPHNVVGIPLHGGSVRAPADVFNSIFEVFLLLGTAVGILVVSYTLYHAIKYRETAGEDPYEGKVERPQMGELPTGGSGGRKVFYSFGISAIIVVSLIAWTYTTLLYIENGPSGPQVDALEIDVEGFRFGWEFTYPNGYRTNTLRVPQDRVVRLDVTSSDVFHNFGIPELRVKTDAVPGQTTQAWFTANQTGNYTAKCYELCGSGHSLMTAPVQVVSDEEYDAWYANTSNQTANGAESENGTQAESGTQTENGTATPTSGTATQTAARISSPAAFGGVPA